One Papaver somniferum cultivar HN1 chromosome 10, ASM357369v1, whole genome shotgun sequence genomic window carries:
- the LOC113316742 gene encoding transcription factor-like protein DPB: MVIKAAANQENWGKNQGRFMNGGGCSSVSGGGAAAATGGGGKSMSTSGSVGSSPSSKTLNRLHHLDIQAAAADDAGSPGAISGKKKKRAQAGGGGGYNKATGGGRGLRQFSVKVCEKVEAKVRTTYNEVADELVAEFSTQTPDNPQNFEEKNIRRRVYDALNVLMAMDIISKDENKEIIWRGLSGAGAGEELKVQRLGLRNRIANKAAHLQELGEQFAGLQNLIQKNKQLCCSGNAAAASKGGVPLPFILVQMRPHATVEVEISEDTQLVHFDFNNAPFELHDDSFVLKSMGLCDGSPEKNQICTQESASNRMSQTPQVNRQLRPS, translated from the coding sequence ATGGTGATTAAAGCGGCGGCGAATcaagaaaattgggggaaaaatcAAGGGAGGTTTATGAATGGAGGAGGCTGTTCATCTGTATCCGGTGGTGGCGCCGCCGCTGCAACTGGTGGAGGTGGGAAATCAATGTCAACAAGCGGAAGTGTGGGTTCTTCTCCATCCAGTAAAACCTTGAATAGGTTACATCATCTTGATattcaagctgctgctgctgatgatgcgGGATCTCCAGGGGCTAtttcagggaagaagaagaaaagagcgcaggcaggaggaggaggtggttatAATAAGGCcactggtggtggtagaggacTGCGCCAATTCAGCGTCAAAGTGTGCGAAAAAGTGGAAGCCAAAGTTAGAACTACTTACAATGAGGTTGCAGATGAGCTTGTAGCTGAATTTTCAACACAAACACCTGACAATCCACAAAATTTTGAAGAGAAAAATATACGACGGAGAGTGTATGATGCATTGAATGTTCTTATGGCAATGGATATCATttctaaagatgaaaacaaagAGATAATATGGAGGGGACTGTCTGGTGCTGGCGCCGGTGAAGAGCTCAAGGTTCAACGCCTTGGCCTAAGAAATAGAATTGCAAACAAGGCTGCACATTTGCAAGAACTTGGGGAGCAATTTGCAGGTCTTCAGAATCTGATACAGAAGAATAAGCAATTGTGTTGTTCAGGGAATGCTGCTGCTGCAAGTAAAGGGGGTGTGCCTCTGCCTTTTATTCTGGTGCAGATGCGTCCACATGCGACTGTTGAGGTGGAGATTTCAGAGGATACGCAGTTGGTGCATTTCGATTTCAATAATGCTCCTTTTGAGCTCCATGACGATAGCTTTGTTCTTAAATCGATGGGATTGTGTGACGGTTCTCCAGAGAAGAATCAGATTTGTACTCAAGAATCTGCTTCCAATCGCATGTCTCAAACGCCACAAGTAAACCGTCAACTTCGTCCATCTTAA